In Anabaena sphaerica FACHB-251, a genomic segment contains:
- a CDS encoding HNH endonuclease, which produces MDNLTLYCQKLSNLNVSNSKKRGTALHKPILILSIIDLISRDIIDINEIRVSDELIETFEKYWQIIGSHSYTGGLHYPFFHLQSEGFWHLEFKPDFNGLQPKTTNTLKKSVEYAYLDSELFEFLKNELSRKELLDALIAAFFPDIDHQIDSILQINQNFEDEIIIPEAVENNPKYRLQKTIIRNAFFRKAVVSVYGCQCAFCGLIVNKNLSQNIVDGAHIKPFSQFYDSRIHNGIALCKNHHWAFDRGWFGVDEKYTIIVSKELEEVSPHAKPIKDFHGEKLILPRIEKYFPDIEALEWHRQNIFHS; this is translated from the coding sequence ATGGATAATCTAACATTATACTGTCAAAAATTATCTAATCTGAATGTCAGCAACAGCAAAAAACGTGGTACTGCTCTACATAAACCTATCTTAATTCTATCAATTATAGATTTAATTAGCAGAGATATTATTGACATAAATGAAATTAGAGTATCAGATGAATTAATTGAAACATTTGAAAAATATTGGCAAATAATAGGATCACATTCTTATACAGGAGGGTTACACTATCCTTTCTTTCATTTACAAAGTGAAGGTTTTTGGCACTTAGAATTTAAACCTGATTTTAATGGCTTACAACCAAAAACAACTAACACATTAAAAAAATCTGTAGAGTATGCTTACTTAGATAGTGAATTATTTGAATTTTTGAAAAATGAACTCTCTAGAAAAGAATTATTAGATGCACTGATAGCAGCTTTTTTTCCTGATATAGATCATCAAATAGATAGTATTTTACAAATTAATCAAAACTTTGAAGATGAAATAATAATACCTGAAGCTGTTGAAAATAATCCTAAATATAGGTTGCAAAAAACAATCATTAGAAATGCTTTTTTTAGAAAAGCGGTAGTTTCTGTATATGGTTGTCAATGTGCCTTTTGTGGTTTAATAGTTAACAAAAATCTCAGCCAAAATATAGTTGACGGCGCACATATAAAACCATTTTCACAATTTTATGACAGCAGAATACATAACGGAATAGCCTTATGTAAAAATCATCATTGGGCATTTGATAGAGGTTGGTTTGGTGTTGATGAGAAATACACAATTATAGTTAGTAAAGAATTGGAAGAAGTTTCTCCCCATGCTAAACCGATAAAAGATTTTCATGGTGAAAAACTCATACTTCCTCGAATAGAGAAATACTTTCCAGATATTGAAGCTTTAGAATGGCATCGTCAAAACATTTTTCATTCATAA